The following coding sequences lie in one Candidatus Dadabacteria bacterium genomic window:
- the lipA gene encoding lipoyl synthase, protein MRSATTETRMPVRTGTRKKPEWIKAKIPSGPNYTKLRSLVREFGLHTVCEEAKCPNIGECWGAGTLTFMILGDVCTRSCGFCHVKTGKGGELDWEEPARVAAAVAELRKNNARVTHVVITSVNRDDRNYESACIFAQTVNEVKKTSPGVKIEVLIPDFKGEHEAIHKVIASSPDVLNHNIETVPRLYSLPQKTQSGRTRSVRPQAVYGRSLELLSLSARMGRPGMLTKSGIMVGLGESFEEIVETLKDLKRAGCDIVTIGQYLQPTIDHIPVSRFYHPVEFESLKDYGEKIIGIPHVEAGPLVRSSYHAEKQVLELSDAMTGT, encoded by the coding sequence ATGAGATCTGCTACCACTGAAACTCGGATGCCTGTTCGTACGGGGACTCGCAAAAAACCCGAATGGATAAAGGCCAAAATCCCAAGCGGTCCGAATTATACCAAGCTTAGGAGCTTGGTGCGCGAATTTGGCCTTCACACCGTGTGCGAGGAAGCGAAATGTCCGAACATAGGGGAGTGCTGGGGGGCCGGAACGCTCACTTTCATGATCCTGGGGGACGTCTGCACGAGAAGCTGTGGGTTCTGCCATGTGAAAACGGGGAAAGGCGGTGAACTTGACTGGGAAGAACCCGCCAGGGTGGCTGCGGCGGTCGCGGAGCTTCGGAAAAACAACGCGCGGGTTACACATGTAGTTATAACTTCGGTAAACAGAGATGACAGGAACTACGAAAGTGCCTGTATCTTCGCGCAGACCGTAAACGAGGTAAAAAAGACATCCCCGGGGGTAAAGATCGAAGTTCTGATCCCGGATTTCAAGGGGGAACACGAGGCGATTCACAAAGTGATAGCGTCATCTCCCGACGTTTTGAATCATAATATTGAAACCGTTCCGAGACTCTACTCGCTTCCCCAGAAAACTCAGTCGGGAAGAACGAGGTCCGTGAGGCCGCAGGCGGTCTACGGCAGATCTCTTGAACTTCTTTCGCTGTCCGCGAGGATGGGAAGGCCCGGGATGCTTACCAAATCAGGCATTATGGTCGGTCTTGGGGAGAGTTTCGAAGAAATCGTCGAAACGCTTAAGGATCTCAAGCGCGCCGGTTGCGACATAGTTACCATAGGACAGTATCTGCAGCCCACTATCGATCATATACCGGTATCAAGGTTCTATCATCCCGTCGAATTCGAATCTCTTAAAGACTACGGGGAGAAAATAATCGGTATCCCGCACGTGGAAGCGGGACCGCTTGTCAGAAGCTCTTACCATGCGGAAAAACAGGTTCTTGAACTCTCCGACGCAATGACCGGGACATAG